The Herbaspirillum sp. RTI4 genome has a segment encoding these proteins:
- the hslV gene encoding ATP-dependent protease subunit HslV has product MEQFHGTTILSVRRGSVVALGGDGQVTLGNVVMKGTARKVRKLHHGKVLVGFAGGTADAFTLLDLFEAKLEKHQGNLMRASVELAKDWRTDRMLRRLEAMLLAADRDTTLIITGNGDVLEPTDGIGAIGSGGNFAQSAAMALQGNTDLSPADIVKKSLVIAGELCIYTNQSHIIETLD; this is encoded by the coding sequence ATGGAGCAATTTCACGGAACCACCATCCTGTCGGTACGGCGCGGATCGGTGGTGGCGCTGGGCGGCGACGGCCAGGTGACGCTGGGCAATGTGGTCATGAAAGGCACGGCGCGCAAAGTGCGCAAGTTGCATCACGGCAAGGTACTGGTGGGATTTGCCGGCGGCACCGCCGATGCCTTCACTCTGCTCGATCTGTTCGAGGCCAAGCTGGAAAAACACCAGGGCAATCTGATGCGCGCTTCCGTCGAGCTGGCCAAGGACTGGCGTACCGACCGCATGTTGCGCCGGCTGGAAGCCATGCTGCTGGCCGCCGATCGCGACACGACCCTGATCATCACCGGCAACGGCGACGTGCTGGAGCCGACCGACGGTATCGGTGCCATCGGATCGGGCGGCAATTTCGCGCAATCGGCAGCGATGGCTTTGCAGGGCAATACCGATCTGTCCCCTGCCGACATTGTTAAAAAATCACTGGTGATCGCCGGCGAGCTGTGCATTTACACCAACCAGTCGCACATCATCGAAACTCTGGACTGA